From Bacillus sp. Bos-x628, the proteins below share one genomic window:
- a CDS encoding DUF445 family protein — protein MDILTTFIFMIVIGAVIGAATNYLAIKMLFRPYKTYYLFGKQLPFTPGLIPKRRDEVAKQVGVMVMEHLLTPDGIKKRFETSEAREDILNTVQRYIDKTAEMEISVSAFLEKFGFLQADVKMDEWLSQWSDEKLSALFEKYDQQSLSELLPQEVKDKLSAKIPDVADYILMRGIHYFESEEGKARLGNMIDDFLKERGMFGSMVQMFLGNSSLIDRVHPEIMKFLRNAETKRFLSDVLVQEWDKVKTFSLQKLDEKWDVKRIVFRVKRRLLSHFSTKLLLDRPVGTYISAVANDLKFQFAPVLIDKGMEAAANALEGLLTKLQFEEIIREQIELFPLEKMEELVVSISNKELKMITFLGGFLGGIIGAIQAVFVTLF, from the coding sequence TTGGATATACTCACAACGTTTATCTTTATGATCGTAATAGGAGCGGTTATAGGAGCAGCAACAAATTATCTTGCGATTAAAATGCTTTTTCGTCCTTATAAAACTTATTATTTATTTGGGAAGCAGCTTCCATTTACACCGGGACTCATTCCTAAAAGAAGAGACGAAGTAGCAAAGCAAGTAGGTGTGATGGTGATGGAACATCTCCTTACTCCAGATGGTATTAAAAAACGCTTTGAAACGTCAGAGGCTAGAGAAGACATATTGAACACTGTTCAGCGCTATATTGATAAGACCGCTGAAATGGAGATATCAGTCTCTGCTTTTTTAGAAAAATTCGGATTTCTACAGGCTGACGTGAAAATGGATGAATGGTTGAGTCAGTGGTCAGATGAGAAGCTCTCTGCATTGTTTGAAAAGTATGATCAACAATCATTATCTGAACTGCTTCCACAGGAAGTCAAAGATAAGCTCTCGGCAAAAATCCCAGATGTGGCAGATTATATTTTAATGAGAGGGATTCATTACTTTGAAAGTGAGGAAGGGAAAGCAAGGCTCGGCAATATGATTGACGACTTCTTAAAAGAACGAGGGATGTTTGGCAGTATGGTTCAAATGTTTCTTGGCAATTCAAGCTTAATCGACCGAGTACACCCTGAAATCATGAAGTTTTTGAGAAATGCAGAAACAAAGAGATTTTTATCAGATGTGTTAGTACAAGAATGGGATAAGGTAAAGACATTTTCTCTTCAGAAGTTGGATGAAAAGTGGGATGTGAAGAGGATTGTGTTTCGTGTGAAAAGACGATTGCTTTCACATTTCTCTACAAAGCTGCTTTTAGACAGACCAGTAGGAACTTATATCAGTGCCGTGGCAAATGATCTCAAATTCCAATTTGCACCTGTTCTCATTGATAAGGGGATGGAAGCGGCAGCGAATGCTTTAGAGGGTTTACTGACGAAGCTTCAATTTGAAGAAATCATTCGCGAGCAAATAGAACTTTTTCCACTTGAAAAAATGGAGGAGCTGGTTGTCAGCATTTCCAATAAAGAGCTTAAGATGATTACATTTTTAGGTGGTTTTTTAGGCGGAATCATTGGCGCTATTCAGGCTGTTTTCGTCACATTATTCTAA
- a CDS encoding YlbF family regulator: protein MSVNLYDVAYDLEKALRQSEEYSTLRNLYDEVNEDESSKRMFENFRDIQVNLQQKQMTGQEITQEEVEQAQKTVTLVQQHDKISRLMEAEQRVSVLIGELNKIIMKPLEELYGNPEEN from the coding sequence ATGTCTGTAAATCTTTATGATGTTGCATATGACCTTGAAAAAGCATTGCGACAAAGCGAAGAATATTCAACTTTAAGAAATCTTTATGATGAGGTTAACGAGGATGAGTCTTCTAAAAGAATGTTTGAGAACTTTCGTGACATTCAAGTAAACCTTCAACAAAAACAAATGACTGGTCAAGAGATTACACAAGAAGAAGTTGAGCAAGCTCAAAAAACAGTTACACTTGTTCAGCAACATGATAAAATCTCTCGGTTGATGGAAGCCGAACAACGTGTGAGTGTTCTTATCGGTGAATTAAATAAAATCATCATGAAGCCTCTTGAAGAGCTTTACGGAAATCCGGAAGAAAATTAA
- a CDS encoding Cof-type HAD-IIB family hydrolase, producing MSKKLLALNIDGTLLRSNGKIHSATKEAVEYVKRKGVYVTIVTNRHFRSAQKIAKALKISSSTLVTHSGAFIADKLDEPLHVKKLTEEKTFNLVQILESFDCNIRLLHEKFSIGNRKKTQSQLMGKTLIHPSDPIFYPVQFVESLSDMLMDEPVSTPVIEVYSTAALQPEIYKTIQQAFPSINLIKISDEKMNIVCKGVSKEAGLSLLASSLGFTLEDTVVIGHGIDDIPMLELAGLGVAMGNAPHSVKRKADWVTRSHDEQGVAYMIKEYFRMQQREGFLHQFDIKR from the coding sequence GTGTCAAAAAAATTACTTGCACTCAATATAGATGGGACGTTACTTCGTTCCAATGGGAAAATTCATTCCGCTACAAAAGAAGCTGTGGAATATGTAAAGAGAAAAGGGGTTTATGTGACGATTGTGACCAATCGGCATTTTCGATCAGCACAAAAAATTGCCAAGGCGTTGAAAATATCGTCTTCAACACTTGTGACTCATAGTGGTGCTTTTATCGCAGATAAACTCGATGAACCACTTCATGTGAAGAAATTAACGGAAGAAAAAACGTTTAATCTTGTGCAAATTCTTGAGAGCTTTGATTGTAATATCCGATTACTACATGAAAAATTCTCGATTGGTAATCGAAAAAAGACCCAGTCTCAACTAATGGGGAAAACACTGATTCATCCGTCTGATCCGATCTTTTATCCAGTCCAATTTGTAGAATCTTTAAGTGATATGCTGATGGATGAGCCAGTAAGTACGCCTGTTATCGAAGTATATTCGACAGCAGCTCTTCAGCCTGAAATATACAAAACCATTCAACAAGCGTTCCCATCTATCAATCTGATCAAGATTAGCGATGAGAAAATGAATATCGTGTGTAAAGGTGTTTCGAAAGAAGCAGGTCTTTCCCTTTTGGCCTCATCACTTGGTTTTACTTTAGAAGATACAGTAGTGATTGGTCATGGGATAGATGATATTCCTATGCTTGAGCTAGCAGGATTAGGGGTAGCTATGGGTAATGCACCTCATTCGGTAAAGCGTAAAGCCGATTGGGTCACACGATCTCATGATGAACAAGGCGTTGCTTATATGATCAAAGAATATTTTAGGATGCAGCAAAGGGAAGGTTTTTTACATCAATTTGATATCAAACGATAA
- a CDS encoding coproporphyrinogen III oxidase, whose amino-acid sequence MRIVIKGLSDERFHRPLVNIANLFEEDSEVLFDQHALDEGLVMELGWKEDHGVVEAVGHIYDSDVRSRFTREMPDGLNEKERWKQLKNAVLSVYLNLLQEYTGITQKWGILTGIRPTKLLHKLLREGMEKEEAHAALKRNYLIHDEKINLMQEIVDRQLQAIPDLYDLQQEVSVYIGIPFCPTKCAYCTFPAYAIKGQAGRVGTFLFGLHYEMQKIGSWLKEQGIKVTTVYFGGGTPTSITAEEMDLLYEEMYRSFPDVKHIREITVEAGRPDTITPDKLEVLNRYNIDRISINPQSYENETLKAIGRHHSVDETIEKYHLSRQYGMNNINMDLIIGLPGEGLKEFQHSLHQTEELKPESLTVHTLSFKRASEMTRNKEKYQVADREEIIQMMDEAVKWTKAHQYHPYYLYRQKNILGNLENVGYSLEGQESLYNIIMMEEVQTIIGIGCGAASKFIDPQSGKITQYANPKDPKSYNDRYKHYTEEKINFLESLFVSHE is encoded by the coding sequence ATGCGAATTGTAATTAAAGGGCTGTCAGATGAACGTTTTCATCGTCCGCTTGTCAATATTGCGAATTTATTTGAAGAAGATAGTGAAGTGTTGTTCGATCAACATGCTCTTGATGAGGGTCTGGTAATGGAGCTCGGTTGGAAAGAAGATCATGGAGTGGTTGAGGCCGTTGGACATATTTATGATTCAGATGTAAGAAGTCGTTTTACAAGAGAAATGCCGGATGGATTGAATGAGAAGGAACGTTGGAAGCAACTCAAAAATGCTGTACTGTCTGTTTACTTAAACCTTCTTCAAGAATATACAGGAATCACGCAAAAATGGGGAATTCTCACGGGAATACGTCCTACGAAATTACTTCATAAGTTGCTTAGAGAAGGAATGGAAAAGGAAGAGGCGCATGCTGCATTAAAACGTAATTATTTGATACATGATGAAAAAATCAATTTGATGCAGGAAATTGTAGATCGTCAGCTTCAAGCGATACCTGACCTGTATGACCTTCAGCAGGAAGTCAGTGTGTATATCGGCATTCCTTTTTGTCCAACGAAATGTGCCTATTGTACGTTCCCTGCGTATGCGATTAAAGGACAAGCTGGCAGAGTCGGAACGTTTCTCTTTGGGCTACATTATGAGATGCAGAAAATTGGCTCGTGGCTAAAAGAACAAGGGATTAAAGTGACAACGGTTTATTTCGGAGGGGGTACACCGACAAGTATTACCGCTGAGGAAATGGATTTGCTGTATGAAGAAATGTATCGCTCATTTCCAGATGTGAAACATATTCGTGAAATAACGGTAGAAGCTGGTCGACCAGACACTATTACGCCTGATAAGTTAGAGGTTTTAAACCGCTACAATATCGACCGAATTAGTATCAACCCGCAATCGTACGAAAACGAAACGCTCAAAGCGATTGGTCGTCATCATAGTGTGGATGAAACGATTGAAAAATATCATTTATCCAGACAGTACGGAATGAATAATATTAACATGGATTTAATTATTGGCTTGCCAGGTGAAGGTTTAAAGGAGTTTCAACACTCTTTGCATCAGACTGAAGAGCTAAAGCCTGAATCTTTAACTGTGCACACACTCTCCTTCAAAAGAGCATCTGAAATGACGCGTAATAAGGAGAAGTATCAAGTGGCGGACCGAGAAGAGATCATACAAATGATGGATGAAGCTGTCAAGTGGACAAAAGCACATCAATATCATCCATATTATTTATATAGACAAAAAAACATTTTAGGGAATCTTGAAAATGTAGGGTACTCTTTAGAAGGACAAGAGAGTTTGTATAATATCATCATGATGGAAGAAGTTCAGACGATCATTGGCATTGGATGTGGCGCAGCAAGTAAATTCATTGATCCGCAATCAGGAAAAATTACGCAGTATGCCAATCCAAAAGATCCAAAATCGTATAATGATCGCTATAAGCACTATACAGAAGAGAAAATCAACTTTCTAGAGTCGTTATTTGTATCTCACGAATAA